From one Diorhabda carinulata isolate Delta chromosome 12, icDioCari1.1, whole genome shotgun sequence genomic stretch:
- the LOC130900089 gene encoding cysteine-rich motor neuron 1 protein translates to MKSSKYLFIFFGTVFLQNCFAAPALSNPTFNDEDLTNSIEEENDEREEEDEDDTLVLDEDDFTTHGLERLSSAATCLVAGIEYTHGQQIYRQDQCEFCLCLDGEMFCWWQDCPPTMEGPCKDRGPFSPCMSVPANPQHSPSPSSSALSEITTRSNMVSSAKSTVKSWSSTKSSTTTSFKPLETSTYTERTSIDISSRPPESSTSVNNKYCVVMGQKYQIGDKLPHDTGNCLECICGQGAKVTCSPHQCAPVEDDLNDYHMSGARQSVPDIF, encoded by the exons CTCCGGCTTTATCTAACCCGACATTCAACGATGAGGATCTTACGAATAGTATCGAAGAAGAAAACGATGAAAGGGAAGAGGAAGATGAAGATGATACTCTGGTATTAGATGAGGACGATTTTACGACACATGGATTAGAGAGATTGAGTTCGGCAGCGACTTGTCTTGTGGCTGGAATCGAATATACTCACGGTCAACAG ATATACCGTCAAGATCAATGTGAGTTTTGTCTATGTCTAGACGGCGAAATGTTTTGCTGGTGGCAAGATTGTCCTCCAACTATGGAAGGACCTTGTAAAGATCGAGGTCCGTTTTCTCCGTGTA TGAGTGTACCAGCTAACCCACAACACTCTCCTTCACCATCGTCTTCTGCGCTATCAGAAATAACAACAAGAAGTAATATGGTAAGCTCAGCTAAAAGTACTGTAAAATCTTGGTCTTCCACGAAGTCTTCGACTACGACGTCGTTTAAGCCACTAGAAACATCTACTTATACGGAAAGGACATCGATTGATATTTCGAGTCGACCTCCAGAGAGCAGTACTTcggtaaataataaatattgcgTTGTAATGG GTCAAAAATATCAGATTGGGGATAAATTACCTCATGATACCGGTAATTGTTTGGAATGTATCTGCGGACAAGGTGCAAAAGTGACTTGTTCGCCACATCAGTGCGCTCCGGTTGAAGATGATTTGAACGACTATCACATGTCCGGTGCCAGACAATCTGTCCCcgacattttttaa